The following coding sequences lie in one Bordetella genomosp. 9 genomic window:
- a CDS encoding glutamate synthase-related protein codes for MTVPPSSDACRTAPAQPIDATRIGLPSAQGLYDPRHEHDACGVGFVAHIKGRKSHAIIQQGLKILENLDHRGAVGADKLMGDGAGILIQIPDALYREEMAQRGVVLPPPGEYGVAMVFLPKETASRQACEQELERAVRAEGQIVLGWRDVPVDVDMPMSPAVRDCEPVIRQLFIGRGADVMVPDALERKLYVIRKTASHAIQNMRLAHGKEYFVPSASVRTVVYKGLLLADQVGRYYRDLADTRTISALALVHQRFSTNTFPAWPLAHPYRMIAHNGEINTVKGNFNWLRAREGMMQSAVLGEDLPKLYPIVYEGQSDTATFDNCLELLVNSGYSLAHAMMMMIPEAWEQHTQMDESRRAFYEYHAAMMEPWDGPAAVAFTDGRQIGATLDRNGLRPARYLVTDDDMVIMASEAGTLPIPENRIVKKWRLQPGKMFLIDLEQGRIIDDAEIKSQLANARPYRQWIERLRVKLESLPAPKQAAAPAAPAASLLDRQQAFGWTQEDYKFILEPMAATGEEAVGSMGNDAPLAVLSNRPKPFYNYFRQLFAQVTNPPIDPIREQLVMSLVSFIGPKPNLLDINNVNPPLRLEVSQPVLDFAAMAQIRDIEQVTGSKFRSLELDITYPAAWGREGIEARVAALCARAVDAVRSGYNILIVSDRLVDAERVAIPALLATSAIHQHLIRAGLRTNTGLVVETGSAREVHHFALLGGYGAEAIHPYLALESLERMPDPDKAVKNYIKAIGKGLNKVMSKMGISTYMSYTGAQIFEAVGLQSELVQKYFTGTSSTVEGIGIFEVAEEALRLHRAAFGNDPVLSNDLDAGGEYAFRVRGEEHMWTPDSIAKLQHATRANNYRTYKEYAQIINDQSRRHMTLRGLFEFRFDPARAIPLEEVEPAKEIVKRFATGAMSLGSISTEAHSVLAVAMNRIGGKSNTGEGGEDELRYRAEMRDGKSPVKDGDTLASVLGQDRVEADVPLLRGDSLRSKIKQVASGRFGVSAEYLSSADQIQIKMAQGAKPGEGGQLPGHKVSEYIAKLRYSVPGVGLISPPPHHDIYSIEDLAQLIHDLKNVNPRASISVKLVSEVGVGTVAAGVAKAKADHVVIAGHDGGTGASPVSSIKQVGTPWELGLAETQQTLVLNRLRSRIRVQADGQMKTGRDVVIGALLGADEFGFATAPLVVEGCIMMRKCHLNTCPVGVATQDPVLRKKFQGKPEHVVNYFFFVAEEVREIMAQLGIRKFDELIGRSDLLDTRIGIEHWKARGLDFGRVFYQPQIDGPMRHTESQDHGLAAALDHQLIERCKPALERGEKVSFIVPVRNRNRTIGAMLSGAVASRYGHEGLPDDTIHIQCNGTAGQSFGAFLAHGITLDLVGEANDYVGKGLSGGRIVVRSPNDFRGFGPEHIIAGNTVMYGALAGEAFFNGVAGERFAVRNSGAAAVVEGTGDHGCEYMTGGTVVVLGATGRNFAAGMSGGVAYVWDPDRTFRERCNLAMVELENVLPHSEQQNQNNIDVWHSAQRGGPRETDETILRRLIEDHFRYTGSFRAREILGDWEAARGKFVKVMPTDYRRALGEMWRAANPQKMAA; via the coding sequence ATGACCGTACCGCCTTCCTCCGACGCCTGTCGCACCGCGCCGGCGCAACCGATCGACGCCACCCGCATCGGCCTGCCTTCCGCGCAGGGCCTCTACGATCCCCGCCACGAACACGATGCCTGTGGCGTCGGCTTCGTCGCGCATATCAAGGGCCGCAAGAGCCACGCCATCATCCAGCAGGGCCTGAAGATCCTGGAGAACCTGGACCACCGCGGCGCGGTGGGCGCCGACAAGCTGATGGGCGACGGCGCCGGCATCCTGATCCAGATTCCCGACGCCCTCTACCGCGAGGAAATGGCTCAGCGCGGCGTGGTGCTGCCGCCCCCGGGCGAATACGGCGTCGCAATGGTGTTCCTGCCCAAGGAAACCGCATCGCGCCAGGCCTGTGAGCAGGAACTCGAGCGCGCGGTGCGCGCCGAAGGCCAGATCGTCCTGGGCTGGCGCGATGTCCCTGTGGATGTGGACATGCCCATGTCGCCCGCGGTCCGCGACTGCGAGCCGGTGATCCGGCAATTGTTCATCGGACGCGGCGCCGACGTGATGGTGCCCGATGCGCTGGAACGCAAGCTGTACGTGATCCGCAAAACGGCCAGCCACGCCATTCAGAACATGCGGCTTGCCCACGGCAAGGAGTACTTCGTGCCGTCCGCGTCGGTGCGCACCGTGGTGTACAAGGGCCTGCTGCTGGCCGACCAGGTCGGGCGCTACTATCGCGACCTGGCCGATACGCGGACGATTTCCGCGCTGGCGCTTGTGCACCAGCGCTTCTCGACCAACACCTTCCCCGCCTGGCCGCTGGCGCACCCTTACCGCATGATCGCCCACAACGGCGAAATCAATACCGTCAAGGGGAACTTCAACTGGCTGCGCGCGCGCGAAGGCATGATGCAGTCGGCCGTCCTGGGCGAGGACCTGCCCAAGCTGTATCCCATCGTGTACGAAGGGCAGTCCGACACGGCCACCTTCGACAATTGCCTGGAACTGCTGGTGAACTCCGGCTATTCCCTTGCCCACGCCATGATGATGATGATCCCCGAGGCGTGGGAACAGCACACCCAGATGGACGAAAGCCGCCGCGCGTTCTATGAATACCACGCGGCGATGATGGAGCCCTGGGACGGACCCGCCGCCGTAGCGTTTACGGACGGCCGCCAGATCGGCGCCACGCTGGACCGCAACGGTCTGCGCCCCGCCCGCTACCTGGTCACGGACGACGACATGGTCATCATGGCCTCGGAAGCCGGCACGCTGCCCATCCCGGAAAACCGCATCGTCAAGAAGTGGCGGCTGCAGCCGGGCAAGATGTTCCTGATCGACCTGGAGCAGGGCCGCATCATCGACGACGCCGAAATCAAGTCGCAGCTTGCGAACGCGCGCCCGTACCGCCAATGGATCGAGCGCCTGCGCGTGAAGCTGGAATCCCTGCCCGCGCCCAAGCAGGCCGCCGCGCCGGCTGCGCCGGCGGCATCGCTGCTGGACCGCCAGCAGGCATTCGGCTGGACGCAGGAAGACTACAAGTTCATCCTGGAACCGATGGCAGCCACCGGCGAGGAAGCCGTCGGCTCCATGGGCAACGACGCCCCGCTGGCGGTGCTGTCGAACCGGCCCAAGCCGTTCTACAACTATTTCCGCCAGTTGTTCGCGCAGGTGACCAACCCGCCGATCGACCCGATCCGCGAACAGCTCGTGATGTCGCTGGTGTCCTTCATCGGCCCCAAGCCGAACCTGCTGGATATCAACAACGTCAATCCGCCGCTGCGCCTGGAAGTGTCGCAGCCGGTGCTGGACTTTGCCGCCATGGCGCAGATCCGCGACATCGAGCAGGTGACGGGCAGCAAGTTCCGCAGCCTGGAACTCGACATCACCTACCCCGCCGCCTGGGGCCGCGAGGGTATCGAGGCGCGCGTGGCAGCGCTGTGCGCGCGCGCGGTCGATGCGGTGCGCAGCGGCTACAACATCCTGATCGTGTCTGATCGCCTGGTCGATGCCGAACGTGTCGCCATCCCGGCGCTGCTGGCGACGTCGGCCATTCATCAGCATCTGATCCGCGCCGGCCTGCGCACCAACACCGGCCTGGTCGTCGAGACCGGCTCCGCGCGCGAGGTGCACCACTTCGCGCTGCTGGGCGGCTACGGCGCCGAGGCGATCCATCCCTATCTGGCGCTGGAATCGCTGGAGCGCATGCCCGACCCCGACAAGGCGGTGAAGAACTACATCAAGGCGATCGGCAAGGGGCTGAACAAGGTCATGTCCAAGATGGGCATCTCGACCTATATGTCCTATACCGGCGCCCAGATCTTCGAGGCCGTCGGTCTGCAAAGCGAACTGGTGCAGAAGTACTTCACCGGCACGTCGAGCACCGTCGAAGGCATCGGCATCTTCGAGGTGGCGGAAGAGGCGCTGCGTCTGCATCGCGCGGCCTTCGGCAACGATCCCGTGCTGTCGAACGACCTGGACGCGGGCGGCGAATATGCCTTCCGCGTGCGCGGCGAAGAGCATATGTGGACGCCCGACTCCATCGCCAAGCTGCAGCACGCCACCCGCGCCAACAATTACCGCACGTACAAAGAGTACGCGCAGATCATCAACGACCAGAGCCGCCGTCACATGACGCTGCGCGGCCTGTTCGAATTCCGCTTCGACCCGGCGCGCGCGATTCCGCTGGAAGAAGTGGAACCGGCCAAGGAAATCGTCAAGCGCTTCGCCACGGGCGCCATGTCGCTGGGTTCGATCTCAACCGAAGCCCACTCGGTGCTGGCCGTGGCGATGAACCGCATCGGCGGCAAGTCCAACACCGGCGAAGGCGGCGAGGACGAGCTGCGGTATCGCGCGGAAATGCGTGATGGCAAGAGCCCGGTCAAGGACGGCGACACGCTGGCATCGGTGCTGGGCCAGGACCGCGTCGAGGCCGACGTTCCGCTGCTGCGCGGCGATTCGCTGCGGTCGAAGATCAAGCAGGTGGCGTCGGGCCGCTTCGGCGTCAGCGCCGAGTACCTGAGCAGCGCCGACCAGATCCAGATCAAGATGGCGCAGGGCGCCAAGCCGGGCGAAGGCGGGCAGCTGCCGGGCCACAAGGTATCCGAGTACATCGCGAAGCTGCGCTATTCCGTTCCTGGCGTGGGCCTGATTTCGCCGCCGCCGCACCATGACATCTATTCCATCGAGGACCTGGCGCAGCTGATCCACGACCTGAAGAACGTGAACCCGCGCGCGTCGATCTCGGTCAAGCTGGTGTCGGAGGTGGGCGTCGGCACGGTGGCCGCGGGCGTGGCCAAGGCCAAGGCCGATCACGTGGTGATCGCCGGCCATGACGGCGGCACGGGCGCATCGCCGGTGTCGTCGATCAAGCAGGTGGGCACGCCGTGGGAGCTGGGGCTCGCCGAAACACAGCAGACGCTGGTGCTGAACCGCCTGCGTTCGCGCATCCGCGTGCAGGCCGACGGCCAGATGAAGACCGGCCGCGACGTCGTGATCGGCGCGCTGCTGGGCGCCGACGAGTTCGGCTTCGCCACGGCGCCTCTGGTCGTGGAAGGCTGCATCATGATGCGCAAGTGCCACCTGAACACCTGCCCGGTGGGCGTGGCAACGCAGGATCCCGTCCTCCGCAAGAAATTCCAGGGCAAGCCCGAACACGTCGTCAATTATTTCTTCTTCGTCGCCGAGGAAGTGCGCGAAATCATGGCGCAGCTGGGTATCCGCAAGTTCGATGAGCTCATCGGGCGCTCCGATCTGCTGGATACGCGCATCGGCATCGAACACTGGAAGGCGCGCGGCCTGGACTTCGGCCGCGTGTTCTACCAGCCTCAGATCGACGGCCCCATGCGCCATACCGAGTCGCAGGACCATGGCCTGGCCGCGGCGCTCGACCATCAATTGATCGAACGCTGCAAGCCGGCCCTGGAACGCGGCGAGAAGGTTTCGTTCATCGTTCCCGTGCGCAACCGCAACCGCACCATCGGCGCCATGCTGTCCGGCGCGGTGGCCTCGCGCTACGGCCACGAAGGGCTGCCGGACGATACCATCCACATCCAGTGCAATGGCACGGCTGGCCAGAGCTTTGGCGCCTTCCTGGCGCATGGCATCACGCTGGACCTGGTGGGCGAAGCCAACGACTACGTGGGCAAGGGCCTGTCCGGCGGCCGCATCGTGGTGCGTTCGCCCAACGACTTCCGCGGTTTCGGCCCCGAGCACATCATCGCCGGCAACACGGTGATGTACGGAGCCCTGGCCGGCGAGGCCTTCTTCAACGGCGTGGCCGGGGAGCGCTTCGCCGTGCGCAATTCGGGCGCGGCCGCGGTGGTGGAAGGCACGGGCGATCACGGCTGCGAATACATGACCGGGGGCACCGTCGTCGTTCTGGGCGCCACGGGCCGCAACTTCGCGGCCGGCATGTCGGGGGGCGTGGCCTACGTCTGGGATCCCGACCGGACCTTCCGCGAACGCTGCAACCTTGCCATGGTCGAGCTGGAAAACGTGCTGCCGCACAGCGAACAGCAGAACCAGAACAACATCGACGTGTGGCACAGCGCGCAGCGCGGCGGCCCGCGCGAGACCGACGAAACCATCCTGCGCCGCCTGATCGAAGATCACTTCCGCTACACCGGCAGCTTCCGGGCGCGTGAAATCCTGGGCGACTGGGAAGCCGCGCGGGGCAAGTTCGTAAAGGTCATGCCGACCGACTACCGCCGCGCATTGGGCGAAATGTGGCGTGCGGCCAATCCGCAGAAGATGGCCGCCTGA
- a CDS encoding S-(hydroxymethyl)glutathione dehydrogenase/class III alcohol dehydrogenase has protein sequence MKTKAAIAWKAGAPLTIEDVELEGPKAGEVLVEVKATGICHTDYYTLSGADPEGIFPAILGHEGAGVVMEVGPGVTSLKPGDHVIPLYTPECRQCKFCLSRKTNLCQAIRATQGKGLMPDGTSRFSLDGKPIHHYMGTSTFANHIVVPEIALARIRDDAPFDKVCYIGCGVTTGVGAVVFTAKVEAGANVVVFGLGGIGLNVIQGARMVGADKIIGVDINPRREALARKFGMTHFVNPSEVENVVDHLIQLTDGGADYSFECVGNTKLMRQALECCHKGWGQSIIIGVAAAGEEIATRPFQLVTGREWKGSAFGGARGRTDVPKIVDWYMDGKLNIDDLITHTLPLDRINEGFDLMKRGESIRSVVLY, from the coding sequence ATGAAGACCAAAGCCGCCATCGCCTGGAAAGCCGGCGCCCCCTTGACCATCGAAGATGTGGAGCTGGAAGGCCCGAAGGCGGGCGAGGTGCTGGTGGAGGTCAAGGCGACCGGAATCTGTCACACCGATTATTACACCTTGTCGGGCGCCGATCCGGAAGGCATTTTCCCCGCCATCCTGGGGCATGAGGGCGCCGGCGTGGTGATGGAGGTCGGCCCGGGCGTGACGAGCCTGAAGCCGGGCGACCACGTCATTCCGCTGTACACGCCGGAATGCCGCCAATGCAAGTTCTGTCTGTCGCGCAAGACCAATCTGTGCCAGGCCATTCGCGCAACGCAAGGCAAAGGGTTGATGCCGGACGGTACCTCGCGTTTTTCCCTGGACGGCAAGCCCATCCATCACTATATGGGTACGTCCACCTTTGCCAACCACATCGTGGTGCCGGAGATTGCGCTTGCCAGGATCCGTGACGATGCGCCCTTCGACAAGGTCTGCTATATCGGCTGCGGCGTGACGACCGGTGTCGGGGCCGTGGTGTTCACCGCGAAGGTGGAGGCCGGCGCCAACGTCGTCGTGTTCGGTCTGGGGGGCATCGGGCTGAACGTCATCCAGGGCGCCAGGATGGTGGGCGCCGACAAGATCATCGGGGTGGACATCAACCCCCGGCGGGAGGCCTTGGCCCGCAAGTTCGGCATGACGCACTTTGTGAACCCTTCCGAAGTCGAAAACGTGGTCGATCACCTGATCCAGCTTACCGACGGCGGCGCCGACTATTCGTTCGAATGCGTGGGGAACACCAAGCTGATGCGCCAGGCCCTGGAATGCTGCCACAAGGGCTGGGGCCAATCCATCATCATCGGCGTGGCCGCGGCGGGCGAAGAGATCGCCACCCGGCCGTTCCAGCTCGTGACGGGCCGGGAATGGAAAGGGTCCGCCTTCGGCGGCGCTCGCGGCCGTACGGACGTGCCCAAAATCGTTGACTGGTACATGGACGGCAAGCTCAACATCGACGACCTGATCACGCATACCCTGCCGCTGGACCGCATCAATGAGGGCTTCGACCTGATGAAGCGCGGCGAATCGATCCGATCCGTGGTGCTCTACTGA
- the fghA gene encoding S-formylglutathione hydrolase, whose translation MATLEIVAQHRCFDGWQRIYRHDSAVIGLPMRFSVYTPPQAESGPVPALFYLAGLECNEETFMIKAGAQRWAARHGLMLIAPDTSPRGAGVPGEDQDWDLGTGAGFYLDATQPPWSRHYRMESYVVGELAALATSELGAAPGRLGICGHSMGGHGALVLALRHPGRFRSVSAFAPIAAPIRAAWGQKAFANYLGPDQGAWAGYDASALMASRRAPYPDGILVDQGLSDRFLDQQLYPDAFEAACAQAGQPLELRRHAGYDHGYYFIATFMEDHIRFHAQRLSSTPESPA comes from the coding sequence ATGGCGACGCTGGAAATTGTGGCGCAGCACCGCTGCTTCGATGGCTGGCAGCGGATCTATCGGCACGATTCGGCGGTCATCGGGCTGCCGATGCGCTTTTCGGTGTACACCCCGCCGCAGGCGGAATCGGGGCCCGTGCCCGCCCTTTTCTATCTGGCTGGGCTGGAGTGCAACGAGGAAACGTTCATGATCAAGGCGGGCGCCCAGCGCTGGGCTGCCCGGCACGGGCTGATGCTGATTGCGCCTGACACCAGTCCGCGCGGCGCGGGCGTTCCGGGCGAGGACCAGGACTGGGATCTGGGCACCGGCGCGGGCTTCTATCTGGACGCGACGCAGCCGCCCTGGTCCCGCCATTACCGCATGGAATCGTATGTGGTGGGGGAGCTGGCCGCGCTGGCGACGTCGGAGTTGGGCGCGGCGCCCGGCCGCCTGGGCATCTGCGGTCACTCGATGGGCGGCCATGGCGCGCTGGTCCTGGCCTTGCGCCACCCCGGCCGATTCCGCTCGGTGTCCGCCTTCGCGCCGATCGCGGCCCCGATCCGGGCCGCGTGGGGCCAGAAGGCCTTCGCCAACTATCTGGGGCCGGACCAGGGCGCGTGGGCCGGGTACGACGCGAGCGCGCTGATGGCGTCGCGGCGCGCGCCCTATCCCGATGGCATTCTGGTTGACCAGGGCCTGTCGGACCGTTTCCTGGATCAGCAGCTTTATCCGGATGCCTTCGAAGCTGCGTGCGCCCAGGCCGGCCAGCCGCTGGAGCTGCGCCGTCACGCCGGCTACGACCATGGCTATTACTTCATCGCGACGTTCATGGAAGACCATATCCGCTTCCATGCCCAGCGCTTGTCGTCCACGCCGGAGTCCCCTGCCTGA
- the rpoH gene encoding RNA polymerase sigma factor RpoH, whose product MKRPSSSLTVSGNALALAISNPGALGTIDAYISAVNRLPVLSAEQEIDLGRRLRDHGDLDAARQLVLSHLRLVVSVARQYLGYGLPHADLIQEGNVGLMKAVKRFDPERGVRLVSFAVHWIKAEIHEYIVRNWRLVKVATTKAQRKLFFNLRSMRPDGKTLDSEQVDEIARELNVRREDVSEMEVRLSGRDMSLESQDDDEDAYAPIAYLSDEGRQEPTRVLERKANDAMQSEGLSSALEALDPRSRHIIEARWLQDDGGATLHELAQEYGISAERVRQIEAAALKKMRGSLSA is encoded by the coding sequence ATGAAACGACCCAGTTCCTCGTTGACCGTTTCCGGCAACGCGCTCGCCCTGGCCATTTCCAATCCGGGCGCGCTGGGGACGATCGACGCATACATTTCCGCAGTCAACCGCCTGCCGGTTCTGTCGGCCGAACAGGAAATCGACCTGGGCCGCCGGCTGCGCGACCACGGCGACCTGGATGCGGCCCGTCAACTGGTGCTGTCGCACTTGCGCCTGGTTGTCTCCGTTGCCCGCCAGTACCTGGGCTATGGCCTGCCGCACGCCGACCTGATCCAGGAAGGCAACGTGGGCCTGATGAAGGCCGTCAAGCGTTTCGACCCCGAACGCGGGGTCCGTCTGGTGTCCTTCGCCGTTCACTGGATCAAGGCGGAAATTCATGAGTACATCGTGCGCAACTGGCGGCTGGTGAAGGTCGCCACCACCAAGGCGCAGCGCAAGCTGTTCTTCAATCTGCGCAGCATGCGGCCAGATGGCAAGACGCTCGACTCCGAGCAGGTGGACGAAATCGCGCGCGAGTTGAACGTGCGCCGCGAGGATGTCAGCGAAATGGAAGTCCGGCTGTCCGGCCGCGACATGTCGCTGGAATCCCAGGACGACGACGAAGACGCCTACGCACCCATCGCGTATTTGTCCGACGAAGGCCGTCAGGAGCCCACGCGCGTCCTTGAACGCAAGGCCAACGACGCCATGCAGAGTGAAGGGCTGAGCAGTGCGCTCGAAGCCCTGGACCCGCGCTCGCGCCACATCATCGAAGCGCGCTGGCTGCAGGACGATGGCGGCGCTACGTTGCACGAGCTGGCGCAGGAATATGGCATCTCCGCCGAACGCGTCCGTCAGATCGAAGCCGCCGCTCTGAAGAAGATGCGAGGATCGCTCAGCGCCTGA
- a CDS encoding phosphodiesterase, translated as MQILPQQPYKPSALAGRDTAPLDEDAHPALLIQLTDPHLFAEPGVMLGVDTEASLRAVVDAIRRQHGDAELLLATGDLSHDGTDHSYQRFADIVRPLGMAVRCLPGNHDSVAALRRNLGPWTQPVTDVGAWRVILLDSRADASNAGHLERAQFDLLDDALAGANGRPALVAMHHNAVQVSADWRDPMMLDNAAELFRHLARWRNAKLLLWGHVHQEFDRRRGSMRMLATPSTCFQFAIRDGRHRLDPQPPGYRWLKLYPDGSVATGVRRLEPALWQGMLAEWAQPEESRIV; from the coding sequence TTGCAGATCCTTCCGCAGCAACCTTACAAGCCGTCGGCGTTGGCCGGCCGCGATACGGCGCCCCTGGATGAAGACGCGCATCCGGCGCTATTGATTCAATTGACCGACCCCCATCTGTTCGCCGAGCCTGGCGTCATGCTCGGCGTCGACACCGAAGCGAGCCTTCGTGCCGTGGTCGATGCGATCCGGCGCCAGCACGGGGACGCGGAACTGCTCCTGGCCACCGGCGACCTGTCCCACGACGGGACGGATCACTCATACCAGCGCTTCGCGGACATCGTGCGCCCGCTCGGCATGGCCGTGCGCTGTCTGCCCGGCAACCACGACTCGGTCGCGGCTCTGCGCCGCAATCTGGGACCGTGGACCCAACCGGTGACCGATGTGGGTGCATGGCGCGTCATCCTGCTCGACTCGCGCGCCGACGCGTCCAACGCCGGACACCTCGAGCGCGCGCAATTCGATCTGCTCGACGACGCGCTGGCGGGGGCGAACGGCCGCCCGGCGCTGGTGGCCATGCACCACAATGCAGTACAGGTCAGCGCCGATTGGCGCGATCCCATGATGCTGGACAATGCCGCGGAACTGTTCCGCCACCTGGCCCGCTGGCGCAATGCCAAGCTTTTGCTCTGGGGGCACGTACACCAGGAATTCGATCGCCGGCGAGGAAGCATGCGCATGCTGGCGACACCCTCCACCTGCTTCCAGTTCGCCATCCGCGACGGCCGGCATCGCCTGGACCCGCAACCGCCCGGCTACCGCTGGCTGAAGCTGTATCCCGACGGCTCGGTCGCCACCGGCGTCCGCCGCTTGGAACCCGCGCTATGGCAGGGCATGCTCGCCGAATGGGCGCAGCCGGAGGAAAGCAGGATCGTTTAG